In Vogesella indigofera, a single window of DNA contains:
- a CDS encoding AraC family transcriptional regulator produces MSAVPAEYARYFRADDIAPLECLDAFYTRQVFTPHFHEEYVVNALTLGAQSYRYHGSSHVAGVGALVLINPGEVHTGESADAAGWGYRGFYPSATLICGLASQLAGRPVEPFFRQTVIYDLDLARRLALLQPLLAQCHDRLQRESALYAVFADVLQRHMGVREQLLARDQPRLQQVRALLADRLADNLSLQQLADSAGLSPWHLNRSFRAEFGLPPVAWRNQLRVARARQLLAQGVAPGQVAAQLGFADQPHLTRAFRAALGVTPAAYQRAVRR; encoded by the coding sequence ATGTCCGCCGTTCCTGCCGAATACGCCCGCTACTTCCGCGCCGACGACATCGCGCCGCTGGAGTGTCTGGACGCGTTCTACACCCGGCAGGTGTTCACCCCGCACTTTCACGAGGAGTACGTGGTCAACGCGCTGACGCTGGGCGCGCAGTCCTACCGCTACCACGGCAGCTCGCACGTCGCCGGCGTCGGCGCGCTGGTGCTGATCAATCCCGGCGAGGTGCACACCGGCGAATCGGCCGATGCCGCCGGCTGGGGCTATCGCGGTTTCTACCCGTCGGCGACACTGATCTGCGGCCTCGCCAGCCAGCTGGCCGGACGCCCGGTGGAGCCGTTCTTCCGCCAGACGGTGATCTACGACCTCGATCTGGCGCGGCGGCTGGCGCTGCTGCAGCCACTGCTGGCGCAGTGCCACGACCGGCTGCAGCGCGAGAGCGCGCTGTACGCGGTGTTTGCCGACGTGCTGCAGCGGCACATGGGCGTGCGTGAGCAGCTACTGGCGCGCGACCAGCCGCGACTGCAGCAGGTGCGCGCGTTGCTGGCCGACCGCCTCGCCGACAACCTGTCGCTGCAGCAGCTGGCCGACAGCGCCGGCCTGTCGCCGTGGCATCTCAACCGCAGCTTCCGCGCCGAATTCGGCTTGCCGCCGGTGGCGTGGCGCAACCAGCTGCGCGTGGCGCGTGCGCGCCAGCTGCTGGCGCAGGGCGTGGCCCCCGGCCAGGTGGCGGCGCAGCTGGGCTTTGCCGACCAGCCGCACCTGACGCGCGCCTTCCGCGCCGCGCTGGGGGTGACGCCGGCGGCGTACCAGCGCGCGGTACGCCGCTAG
- a CDS encoding MarC family NAAT transporter, with protein sequence MFKTLYLQFLFGGLVSLLVITNPLSKIPLFVSLTQGMSELRRAQQARMACVYAAAIMLVCLLAGNLILAAFGISFGALRIAGGFVVAVLGYRMLFLSQDPGMAPKTNRREDYSFFPLAMPGISGPGTIAVVIGIATEIAELHSRTEKLLAFGMTMLAIVSTALVTWLVLRSSTLIAARMGRAGTEVLGRLMGFLLICVGVQFIGSGIRTFMAGS encoded by the coding sequence ATGTTCAAGACCCTGTATCTGCAGTTCCTGTTTGGCGGGCTGGTGAGCCTGCTGGTGATCACCAATCCGCTGTCCAAGATCCCACTGTTCGTGTCGCTGACGCAGGGCATGAGCGAGCTGCGTCGCGCGCAGCAGGCGCGCATGGCCTGCGTCTACGCCGCCGCGATCATGCTGGTGTGCCTGCTGGCCGGCAACCTGATCCTGGCCGCGTTCGGCATTTCCTTCGGCGCGCTGCGTATCGCCGGCGGCTTCGTGGTGGCGGTGCTGGGCTACCGCATGCTGTTCCTGTCGCAGGATCCGGGCATGGCGCCGAAGACCAACCGCCGCGAGGACTATTCCTTCTTCCCGCTGGCGATGCCGGGCATCAGCGGCCCCGGCACCATCGCGGTGGTGATCGGCATCGCCACCGAGATTGCCGAACTGCACAGCCGCACCGAGAAGCTGCTTGCCTTCGGCATGACCATGCTCGCCATCGTCAGCACCGCGCTGGTGACCTGGCTGGTGCTGCGCTCGTCGACGCTGATCGCGGCGCGCATGGGCCGCGCCGGCACCGAGGTGCTGGGCCGGCTGATGGGCTTCTTGCTGATCTGCGTCGGGGTGCAGTTCATCGGCTCCGGCATCCGTACCTTCATGGCCGGCTCGTAA
- a CDS encoding copper chaperone PCu(A)C: MKKIALAALAGLLSLPALAHDYSVGALKIDHPYSRAMPASSPTAAVFMTISNSGGADRLLAASTPQAARAELHQHLNDNGVMRMREVSGGIELPAAGQVKLAPGGLHLMLLQVPKQAVSGDRFPLQLQFEKAGKVTVEVKVESGMAPVHPAGH; encoded by the coding sequence ATGAAAAAAATCGCCCTTGCCGCGCTCGCCGGCCTGCTGTCGCTACCCGCCCTTGCCCATGACTACAGCGTCGGCGCGCTGAAGATTGACCACCCCTACAGCCGCGCGATGCCGGCCAGCAGCCCGACCGCGGCGGTGTTCATGACCATCAGCAACAGCGGTGGCGCCGACCGGCTGCTGGCTGCCAGCACACCGCAGGCGGCGCGCGCCGAGCTGCACCAGCACCTCAACGACAACGGCGTGATGCGCATGCGCGAGGTCAGCGGCGGCATCGAGCTGCCGGCCGCCGGCCAGGTGAAGCTGGCCCCCGGCGGCCTGCACCTGATGCTGCTGCAGGTACCGAAACAGGCGGTCAGCGGCGACCGTTTCCCGCTGCAGCTGCAATTTGAAAAGGCCGGCAAGGTCACCGTGGAAGTGAAAGTGGAAAGCGGCATGGCGCCCGTCCATCCCGCCGGCCACTAA
- a CDS encoding methyl-accepting chemotaxis protein encodes MKISQRLGLLIALAIGGLLILAVTSFLQLNRVYTELENISDNVMPSMQTLAAFDSALLEQRNSLLAHILSSDDSKMGEIAQSFAEHGQHAAAALDKYAPMIVNEQDRDYHGKLKEGLAELGRVYAPILDASRSNRKEEAQVMANSARVIFQRINGISKQHTQFNQQLADSAKQHAIDVNQQAKLIAATVAAVAILLLCFSGWRTYRQVVGSVSRAQQSIRQLAETLDFTTRCEVQGKDEIALMLGAFNQLIAKMQDSLRTMITAARDVSQSATELAGSARQVAAGSSAQSESAATMAAALEQITVSINHVADRAIEANHLAQDTGARAQQGEQVIGDTTQSIESIAGAVDSASSEMAQLVARTRDIATVVSVIKDVAEQTNLLALNAAIEAARAGETGRGFAVVADEVRKLAERTALSTQEIAQIINAIQSVSGSAAERMQGAVHNVANGVGEAAKARSTMQSISDVAGQSRHLVGEISSAIREQGSAANSIAQQVETVAQMAEENSAAAGHVTELANRLQGLSQGMEQEVSVYRV; translated from the coding sequence ATGAAAATATCGCAACGCCTAGGCCTGCTGATCGCACTGGCCATCGGCGGCCTGCTGATCCTCGCCGTCACCAGCTTCCTGCAGCTCAACCGCGTCTACACCGAGCTGGAAAACATCAGCGACAACGTGATGCCGAGCATGCAAACCCTGGCCGCCTTCGACAGCGCGCTGCTGGAACAGCGCAACTCGCTGCTGGCGCACATCCTCAGCAGTGACGACAGCAAGATGGGCGAGATCGCGCAGTCCTTCGCCGAGCACGGCCAGCATGCCGCCGCCGCGCTGGACAAGTACGCGCCGATGATCGTCAACGAGCAGGACCGCGACTACCACGGCAAGCTGAAGGAGGGTCTCGCCGAGCTGGGCCGCGTCTACGCGCCGATCCTCGACGCCTCGCGCAGCAACCGCAAGGAAGAGGCGCAGGTGATGGCCAACAGTGCGCGGGTGATTTTCCAGCGCATCAACGGCATCTCCAAGCAGCACACCCAGTTCAACCAGCAGCTGGCCGATAGCGCCAAGCAGCACGCCATCGACGTCAACCAGCAGGCGAAGCTGATTGCCGCCACGGTGGCCGCGGTCGCCATCCTGCTGCTCTGTTTCAGCGGCTGGCGCACCTACCGCCAGGTGGTGGGCAGCGTCAGCCGCGCGCAGCAGAGCATCCGCCAGCTGGCCGAGACGCTGGATTTCACCACCCGCTGCGAGGTGCAGGGCAAGGATGAGATCGCCCTGATGCTGGGCGCCTTCAACCAGCTGATCGCCAAGATGCAGGATAGCTTGCGCACCATGATCACCGCCGCGCGCGACGTGTCGCAGTCGGCCACCGAGCTGGCCGGCTCCGCCAGGCAGGTCGCCGCCGGCTCCTCCGCGCAGAGCGAATCCGCCGCCACCATGGCGGCGGCGCTGGAACAGATCACCGTCAGCATCAACCATGTCGCCGACCGCGCCATCGAGGCTAACCACCTGGCGCAGGACACCGGCGCGCGCGCGCAGCAGGGCGAGCAGGTGATCGGCGACACTACCCAGTCGATCGAGAGCATCGCCGGCGCCGTGGACAGCGCCTCCAGCGAGATGGCGCAACTGGTGGCACGCACCCGCGACATCGCCACCGTGGTCAGCGTGATCAAGGACGTCGCCGAGCAGACCAACCTGCTGGCGCTGAACGCGGCGATCGAGGCCGCCCGTGCCGGCGAGACCGGGCGCGGCTTTGCCGTGGTCGCCGACGAGGTGCGCAAGCTGGCCGAGCGCACCGCGCTGTCGACACAGGAGATCGCGCAGATCATCAACGCGATCCAGAGCGTGTCCGGCTCCGCTGCCGAGCGGATGCAGGGCGCGGTCCACAACGTGGCAAACGGCGTCGGCGAAGCGGCCAAGGCGCGCAGCACCATGCAGTCGATTTCCGATGTCGCCGGCCAGAGCCGGCATCTGGTCGGCGAGATCAGCAGCGCCATCCGCGAGCAGGGCAGCGCCGCCAACAGCATCGCGCAGCAGGTGGAAACCGTGGCGCAGATGGCGGAGGAGAATTCCGCCGCCGCCGGCCACGTCACCGAGCTGGCCAACCGCCTGCAGGGCCTGTCGCAGGGCATGGAACAGGAAGTGTCGGTGTACCGCGTCTGA
- a CDS encoding glycerophosphodiester phosphodiesterase, with protein sequence MKTMPLRLPLLAILLSGPVLAAGPSPFPTLDGKPPLVVAHRGASGYLPDHTLEGYAKVIELGADYIEPDLVSTKDGVLIARHEPNLKDTTDVALHPEFAARKRTLKVDGVEEEGWFASDFTLAEIKTLRAVQPRADRSKAFDGQFLIPTFDEVLALRAQQSQTLGREIGIYPETKHPTWHQQQGLALEQPLVAALAKYRLNRKAAPVFIQSFEAANLKTLRKLTPNKLVYLLDANDVRADGSIDTIRPYDHVVAGDARTYADMLTPAGLKEVRRFADGIGPWKPYLISWQAMTDKAGKAVDVNGDKVVDQRDMTLLEPSSVIRDAHKLGLVVHPYTFRNEAKHLAANFMDKPAEEYRLYFAAGVDGVFTDYTDTALATRRLMQQGQ encoded by the coding sequence ATGAAGACCATGCCTTTGCGCCTGCCGTTGCTGGCCATCCTGCTGTCGGGGCCCGTGCTGGCCGCCGGCCCATCCCCGTTCCCGACGCTGGACGGCAAGCCGCCGCTGGTGGTGGCGCACCGCGGCGCGTCCGGCTACCTGCCGGACCATACCCTGGAAGGATACGCGAAGGTGATCGAGCTGGGCGCGGATTATATCGAGCCGGATCTGGTCAGCACCAAGGACGGCGTGCTGATCGCGCGCCACGAGCCGAACCTGAAGGACACCACCGACGTCGCCCTGCATCCGGAATTCGCCGCGCGCAAGCGCACGCTGAAGGTGGACGGCGTCGAGGAAGAGGGCTGGTTTGCCAGCGACTTCACCCTCGCCGAGATCAAGACCCTGCGCGCGGTGCAGCCACGCGCCGACCGCAGCAAGGCGTTTGACGGCCAGTTCCTGATCCCGACCTTCGACGAGGTGCTGGCGCTGCGCGCACAGCAATCGCAGACGCTGGGCCGCGAGATCGGCATCTATCCGGAAACCAAGCACCCGACCTGGCACCAGCAGCAGGGCCTGGCGCTGGAGCAGCCGCTGGTGGCGGCACTGGCCAAGTACCGGCTGAACCGCAAGGCGGCGCCGGTATTCATCCAGTCGTTCGAGGCGGCCAACCTCAAGACGCTGCGCAAGCTGACCCCGAACAAGCTGGTGTACCTGCTGGACGCCAACGACGTGCGGGCCGATGGCAGCATCGACACGATCCGCCCCTATGACCACGTGGTGGCCGGCGACGCGCGCACCTACGCCGACATGCTGACCCCGGCCGGGCTGAAGGAGGTCCGTCGCTTCGCCGACGGCATCGGCCCGTGGAAGCCGTACCTGATCAGCTGGCAGGCGATGACCGACAAGGCCGGCAAGGCGGTGGACGTCAACGGCGACAAGGTGGTCGACCAGCGCGACATGACGCTGTTGGAGCCCAGCAGCGTGATCCGCGACGCACACAAGCTGGGGCTGGTGGTGCACCCCTACACCTTCCGCAACGAGGCCAAGCACCTAGCGGCCAACTTCATGGACAAGCCGGCGGAAGAGTACCGCCTGTACTTTGCCGCCGGCGTGGACGGCGTGTTCACCGACTACACCGACACCGCGCTGGCCACCCGCCGCCTGATGCAGCAAGGCCAGTAA
- a CDS encoding bifunctional diguanylate cyclase/phosphodiesterase — protein sequence MRFRLRPGLLLGVILLVGLAGLWQLANNAADKVDEEVAALTRKTLQQELLRQRKTLGQALNDYAVWDEMYRQSQSPQMDRAWLAANLTGSVYQNLDVDIALLLDPAAGVLYALDRGVVSPQPQRLLQLEPRQWQNLLRQADRYDPQQASAGPSLLLRQQHGNSLTGQPQTAIYLVAIQRIALESGASPDSRARYLLFARALDQRLLQDMAASNSLRRLSLNFSATPQHSAALALENSQGQTLGLLEWDNERPGDAVLQRLLPQSLLLLAFMLLLSGLIVRAGYLQQQANVRRSQRLEQQGRALQQLVAARHSETQVLQEYIDEILPLLAQTLGVSRVSVWQFSADQQSLHCLAGVDTGDSLRFSGDVLQLEQHPDYFDALREQRYLSSVQPLQDERLLSLRAHLAERDIKAMLDASIMVGGLQHGIICAESRTLRRAWRQEDVNFICSAADIIALVMESSARLQAEGELYRQFYYDRFTGLPNRSRLQMQLGELIQQRENSQARDKRPIGCMMLSLEGLANINELYGRDSGDQLIRLLGERLEKLARNGEMVARHADNRFAMLLLDEDELSISHRTDTLCDQLRQPLFLQEQQLFLRLSTGLSIYPHDTIHADGLLEHAELALQISRNDPAGNWVRFRPEMNDNWRRRHHIQNDLRQAVARGELSLHYQPYVSLKNGRVAGAEALVRWEHPNLGRIPPTDFIPLAEETGLIKDIGEWVLGEAIRQAVQWRARYLSQFVISVNVSLVQLEDARFAEVVASQLATHHLPGDALELEVTEGLALRNTPTIDSNLHKLRAQGIGIAIDDFGTGYASFSYLRRFPTEKLKIDKQFLDQVPDSVGGSNLVRMIVAMGHTLGASVTGEGIENIRQARFLAEHGGDYAQGYLISRPLPAGDMERFLIDNPTLAL from the coding sequence ATGAGATTCCGCCTGCGCCCCGGCCTGCTGCTGGGGGTGATCCTGCTGGTCGGCCTGGCCGGGCTGTGGCAGCTGGCCAACAACGCCGCCGACAAGGTCGACGAGGAAGTCGCCGCCCTCACCCGCAAGACCCTGCAACAGGAGCTGCTGCGCCAGCGCAAGACGCTGGGCCAGGCGCTCAACGACTACGCGGTGTGGGACGAGATGTACCGCCAGAGCCAGTCGCCGCAGATGGACCGCGCCTGGCTTGCGGCCAACCTGACCGGCTCGGTGTACCAGAACCTGGATGTCGACATCGCGCTGCTGCTCGACCCCGCCGCCGGCGTGCTGTACGCGTTGGACCGCGGCGTGGTCAGCCCGCAGCCGCAACGGCTGCTGCAGCTGGAGCCGCGGCAGTGGCAGAACCTGCTGCGCCAGGCCGACCGTTACGACCCGCAGCAAGCCAGCGCCGGCCCCAGCCTGCTGCTGCGCCAGCAACACGGCAACAGCCTGACCGGCCAGCCGCAGACCGCCATCTATCTGGTGGCGATCCAGCGCATCGCGCTGGAGTCCGGCGCCTCGCCCGACAGCCGCGCGCGCTACCTGCTGTTCGCGCGCGCGCTGGACCAGCGCCTGCTGCAGGACATGGCGGCCAGCAACTCGCTGCGCCGGCTGTCGCTGAACTTCTCCGCCACGCCGCAGCACAGCGCGGCACTGGCGCTGGAAAACAGCCAGGGCCAGACCCTGGGGCTGCTGGAATGGGACAACGAACGCCCCGGCGATGCGGTACTGCAGCGGCTGCTGCCGCAGAGCCTGCTGTTGCTGGCCTTCATGCTGCTGCTGTCCGGACTAATCGTGCGCGCCGGCTACCTGCAACAGCAGGCCAACGTGCGCCGCTCGCAGCGGCTGGAACAGCAGGGTCGCGCGCTGCAGCAGCTGGTGGCGGCGCGCCATAGCGAGACGCAGGTGCTGCAGGAGTACATCGACGAGATCCTGCCGCTGCTGGCGCAGACCCTCGGCGTCAGCCGCGTCAGCGTGTGGCAGTTCAGCGCCGACCAGCAGAGCCTGCACTGTCTCGCCGGCGTCGATACCGGCGACAGCCTGCGCTTCAGCGGCGACGTGCTGCAGCTGGAGCAGCACCCCGACTACTTCGACGCGCTGCGCGAACAGCGCTACCTCAGCAGCGTACAACCGCTGCAGGACGAACGGCTGCTGTCGCTGCGTGCCCATCTGGCGGAACGCGACATCAAGGCCATGCTCGACGCCAGCATCATGGTCGGTGGCCTGCAGCACGGCATCATCTGCGCCGAGAGCCGCACCCTGCGCCGCGCCTGGCGCCAGGAAGACGTCAACTTCATCTGCTCCGCCGCCGACATCATCGCGCTGGTGATGGAGTCCTCCGCCCGGCTGCAGGCCGAGGGTGAGCTGTACCGCCAGTTCTACTACGACCGCTTCACTGGTCTGCCCAACCGCTCGCGACTGCAGATGCAGCTGGGCGAACTGATCCAGCAGCGCGAAAACAGCCAGGCGCGCGACAAGCGCCCGATCGGCTGCATGATGCTGTCGCTGGAAGGCCTCGCCAACATCAACGAGCTGTACGGCCGCGACAGCGGCGACCAGCTGATACGCCTGCTCGGCGAACGGCTGGAGAAGCTGGCGCGCAACGGCGAGATGGTGGCGCGCCACGCCGACAACCGCTTTGCCATGCTGCTGCTGGACGAAGACGAGCTGAGCATCAGCCACCGTACCGACACACTGTGCGACCAGCTGCGGCAACCGCTGTTCCTGCAGGAACAGCAGCTGTTCCTGCGCCTGAGCACCGGCCTCAGCATCTATCCGCACGACACCATCCATGCCGACGGCCTGCTGGAACACGCCGAGCTGGCGCTGCAGATCTCGCGCAACGACCCGGCCGGCAACTGGGTGCGCTTCCGCCCGGAGATGAACGACAACTGGCGCCGCCGCCACCACATCCAGAACGACCTGCGCCAGGCGGTGGCGCGCGGCGAACTGAGCCTGCACTACCAGCCGTACGTATCGCTGAAGAACGGCCGCGTCGCCGGCGCCGAGGCACTGGTGCGCTGGGAACACCCCAACCTCGGCCGCATCCCCCCGACCGACTTCATCCCGCTGGCGGAGGAAACCGGGCTGATCAAGGACATCGGCGAGTGGGTGCTGGGCGAGGCCATCCGCCAGGCGGTGCAGTGGCGCGCGCGCTACCTCAGCCAGTTCGTGATCTCGGTCAACGTGTCGCTGGTGCAGCTGGAGGACGCGCGCTTTGCCGAGGTGGTTGCCAGCCAGCTGGCCACCCACCACCTGCCCGGCGACGCGCTGGAGCTGGAGGTGACCGAGGGACTGGCGCTGCGCAACACGCCGACCATCGACAGCAACCTGCACAAGCTGCGCGCGCAGGGCATCGGCATCGCCATCGACGATTTCGGCACCGGCTACGCCTCGTTCAGCTACCTGCGCCGCTTCCCCACCGAGAAGCTGAAGATCGACAAGCAGTTCCTCGACCAGGTGCCGGACAGCGTCGGCGGCAGCAATCTGGTGCGCATGATCGTGGCGATGGGGCACACCCTCGGCGCCTCGGTCACCGGCGAAGGCATCGAGAACATCCGCCAGGCGCGCTTTCTGGCCGAGCATGGCGGCGATTACGCGCAGGGCTACCTGATCAGCCGCCCGCTGCCGGCCGGCGACATGGAGCGTTTCCTGATCGACAATCCGACGCTGGCGCTATAG
- a CDS encoding SelT/SelW/SelH family protein: protein MSSDTSPLLPVVAIRYCTGCRWLLRAAWMAQELLTTFEKELGEVALQPGSGGVFQVRVDGDLLWDRARDGGFPDIKQLKQLLRDRIAPDKGLGHSERGG from the coding sequence ATGAGCTCTGACACTTCCCCGCTGTTGCCCGTTGTCGCCATCCGCTATTGCACCGGCTGTCGCTGGCTGTTGCGTGCCGCCTGGATGGCGCAGGAACTGCTGACCACCTTTGAAAAGGAACTCGGCGAAGTCGCGCTGCAACCGGGCAGCGGCGGCGTGTTCCAGGTGCGCGTCGACGGCGACCTGCTGTGGGACCGCGCCCGCGACGGCGGTTTTCCCGACATCAAGCAGCTGAAACAGCTGCTGCGCGACCGCATCGCGCCGGACAAGGGTCTCGGCCACAGCGAACGCGGCGGCTGA
- the dinB gene encoding DNA polymerase IV: MSTQRKIIHIDCDCFFAAVEMRDNPAWRDIPLAVGGQPGQRGVIATCNYEARRYGVHSAMPSSLALRRCPALLIVPPDFARYKQASLAAQAIYHRYSSLIEPLSLDEAYLDVSGQPHCHGSASLMAAEIRTAIRDEVGITASAGIAPNKFLAKIASDWNKPDGQWLVRPQDVAAFVETLPVEKIWGVGAVTAARLKAQGLHSCGDLQRLPLLEMLQRFGKFGKTLYDLSRGIDHRAVEPSRERKSVSVEETYPRDLPDLASCETELAPLLVRLAQRLQRLGTPAFRGLNVKIKFADFSQTTVELAGQTLAAEVFQQLLHTGFARGNKPVRLLGVGVRMREDSPAAQQLPLFEDGLP, encoded by the coding sequence GTGAGCACCCAGCGCAAGATCATCCACATCGATTGCGACTGCTTTTTCGCCGCGGTGGAGATGCGCGACAACCCGGCGTGGCGCGACATCCCGCTCGCCGTCGGTGGCCAGCCGGGACAGCGCGGCGTGATCGCCACCTGCAACTACGAGGCGCGCCGCTACGGCGTGCACTCAGCAATGCCATCGTCGCTGGCACTGCGCCGCTGCCCGGCGCTCCTGATCGTGCCGCCGGACTTTGCCCGCTACAAGCAGGCCAGCCTCGCGGCGCAGGCGATCTATCACCGCTATAGCAGCCTGATCGAGCCGCTGTCGCTGGACGAGGCCTACCTCGATGTCAGCGGCCAGCCGCACTGCCACGGCAGCGCCAGCCTGATGGCGGCAGAAATCCGCACCGCCATCCGCGACGAGGTCGGCATCACCGCCTCTGCCGGCATCGCCCCCAACAAGTTTCTCGCCAAGATCGCCAGCGACTGGAACAAGCCCGACGGGCAATGGCTGGTGCGCCCGCAGGATGTCGCCGCCTTCGTCGAGACCCTGCCGGTGGAAAAGATCTGGGGCGTCGGCGCCGTCACCGCCGCCAGGCTGAAGGCACAGGGACTGCACAGCTGCGGCGACCTGCAGCGGCTGCCGCTGCTGGAAATGCTGCAGCGCTTCGGCAAGTTCGGCAAAACCCTGTATGACCTGTCGCGCGGCATTGACCACCGCGCAGTGGAGCCCTCGCGCGAGCGCAAATCGGTGAGCGTGGAGGAAACCTACCCCCGCGACCTACCCGATCTCGCCAGCTGTGAAACCGAACTGGCACCGCTGCTGGTGCGGCTGGCACAGCGGCTGCAGCGCCTCGGCACGCCGGCGTTTCGCGGCCTCAACGTCAAGATCAAGTTTGCCGACTTCAGCCAGACCACGGTCGAGCTGGCTGGGCAAACGTTGGCCGCAGAAGTATTCCAACAGCTGCTGCACACCGGCTTCGCCCGCGGCAACAAGCCGGTGCGCCTGCTCGGCGTCGGCGTGCGTATGCGCGAGGACAGCCCGGCGGCGCAGCAGCTACCGCTGTTCGAAGATGGGCTGCCGTAG
- a CDS encoding glutathione S-transferase family protein has translation MIILYGSALSPWYNKAKVALLEKGVNFEERPQRPSQDEAVLAASPMGKIPYVDINGFKLAESGAIVEWLEDAYPTLSLLPPSTNGRARARELALLIEQYLIAASAPLVRHALFGAPLSEQDKADTAASLARGAAALARRMVPEGNWLCGDDFTVADIALAVALPHLGYLGSTLLGHDPLASLPLPPQYHERLAQRASVARMWHDREQALRKFLPH, from the coding sequence ATGATCATCCTGTACGGTTCCGCGCTGTCGCCTTGGTACAACAAGGCCAAGGTGGCCCTGCTCGAAAAGGGCGTCAACTTCGAGGAACGGCCGCAGCGCCCGTCGCAGGACGAGGCGGTGCTGGCGGCCAGCCCGATGGGCAAGATTCCCTACGTCGACATCAATGGCTTCAAGCTGGCCGAATCCGGTGCCATCGTGGAGTGGCTGGAGGATGCCTACCCGACGCTGTCGCTGCTGCCGCCGTCGACCAACGGCCGCGCCCGCGCCCGTGAACTGGCGCTGCTGATCGAGCAGTACCTGATCGCCGCCAGCGCGCCGCTGGTGCGCCACGCGCTGTTCGGTGCGCCGCTGTCGGAGCAGGACAAGGCCGACACGGCGGCCAGCCTGGCGCGTGGTGCCGCCGCGCTGGCGCGACGCATGGTGCCGGAGGGCAACTGGTTGTGCGGTGACGATTTCACCGTCGCCGACATCGCGCTGGCGGTGGCGCTGCCGCATCTGGGCTACCTTGGTAGCACGCTGCTGGGCCACGATCCGCTGGCCAGTCTGCCGCTGCCGCCGCAGTACCACGAGCGGCTGGCGCAGCGTGCCAGCGTGGCGCGCATGTGGCACGACCGCGAGCAGGCGCTGCGCAAGTTCCTGCCGCACTAA
- a CDS encoding patatin-like phospholipase family protein: MWSVSRIAASAAIFLLAACTTPTPPVVVVPKPVLKPKVALALGGGAAKGFAHVGVIRVLEQNGIVPDIITGTSAGSIVGAIYASGVDGEALRYRALRINESDLRDFTFSTSGFLKGEKLAAMVNQQVDGKKIEQLTRRFGAVVTDLDSGARVVLKSGDTGTAVRASAAIPNVFQPVTINGRRYVDGGLTSPVPVIAAREMGADIVIAVDISAKPTGKSALGFLSLLDQSLNIMSQAALAQELKQANVTLRPRVLHIGSADFDERGAAMLEGEKVAREGLPVIRQAIERWATARSAAK; the protein is encoded by the coding sequence ATGTGGTCTGTGTCCAGAATTGCAGCCAGTGCTGCAATTTTTTTATTGGCGGCGTGCACCACGCCGACCCCACCGGTGGTAGTGGTCCCGAAACCGGTACTGAAACCGAAAGTCGCGCTGGCGCTGGGCGGCGGCGCGGCCAAGGGCTTCGCCCATGTCGGCGTGATCCGCGTGCTGGAGCAGAACGGCATCGTGCCGGACATCATCACCGGCACCAGTGCCGGCAGCATCGTCGGCGCCATCTATGCCTCCGGTGTCGACGGCGAGGCGCTGCGCTACCGTGCGCTGCGCATCAACGAGAGCGACCTGCGCGACTTCACCTTCTCCACCTCCGGTTTCCTGAAGGGCGAGAAACTGGCGGCGATGGTCAACCAGCAGGTGGACGGCAAGAAGATCGAGCAGCTGACGCGCCGCTTTGGCGCGGTGGTCACCGATCTGGACAGCGGCGCGCGGGTGGTGCTGAAGAGCGGCGACACCGGCACCGCGGTGCGCGCCTCGGCGGCGATTCCCAACGTGTTCCAGCCGGTGACCATCAATGGCCGCCGCTATGTCGACGGCGGGCTGACCAGCCCGGTGCCGGTGATCGCCGCCCGCGAGATGGGTGCCGACATCGTGATCGCGGTCGACATCTCGGCCAAGCCCACCGGCAAGAGCGCGCTCGGCTTCCTCAGTTTGCTCGACCAGAGCCTCAACATCATGAGCCAGGCGGCGCTGGCGCAGGAGCTGAAGCAGGCCAACGTCACGCTGCGGCCGCGGGTATTGCACATCGGCTCCGCCGATTTTGACGAGCGCGGCGCGGCGATGCTGGAAGGCGAGAAGGTGGCGCGCGAAGGGCTGCCGGTGATCCGCCAGGCCATCGAGCGCTGGGCGACGGCGCGCAGCGCGGCCAAGTGA